A part of bacterium genomic DNA contains:
- the mltG gene encoding endolytic transglycosylase MltG, which yields MKRKKIVIVSLIIIVLSLLVLFLLKTEDRILIARTIIIQKGLSAKNIAKNLEEEGIIKNQTVFLILAKISGASSRFKAGEYELNNRMKMTEIIERLKRGKTIIHRLIIPEGYTLKDIANLLEKNGFANKYKFLNLCYDPTFIDKLSINSSSLEGYLFPDTYFLHKGMDEEEIISLMVTRFNEVVKKEIKDDSIHKIITLASIIEKEAKIKEEYSIISAVFQNRLKMGMPLESCATVLYASGERKEWLSTQDTKIPSPYNTYLQPGLPQGPICNPGMTAIKAALSPADVDYLYFVSNGDGSHTFSKTGREHIFYKNNRTN from the coding sequence ATGAAAAGAAAAAAAATAGTCATTGTCTCTTTAATCATTATTGTATTATCCCTCCTGGTATTATTCCTGCTTAAAACAGAGGACAGAATCCTTATTGCCCGAACAATTATTATACAAAAAGGTCTCTCGGCAAAGAATATTGCAAAGAATCTGGAAGAAGAAGGAATAATTAAGAATCAAACTGTATTTCTTATTCTGGCAAAAATTTCTGGGGCAAGCAGTAGATTTAAGGCGGGTGAGTATGAATTGAATAATAGGATGAAGATGACCGAGATTATTGAAAGGCTAAAGAGAGGAAAGACAATAATTCATCGGCTCATTATCCCTGAAGGCTATACATTAAAGGACATCGCCAATCTATTAGAAAAAAATGGCTTTGCCAATAAATATAAATTTCTCAATCTTTGCTATGACCCAACCTTTATAGATAAACTTTCTATAAATTCGTCCAGTTTAGAAGGTTATTTATTCCCGGATACATATTTTTTGCATAAGGGAATGGATGAAGAAGAGATAATTTCTCTAATGGTGACAAGATTTAATGAAGTGGTAAAAAAAGAGATTAAAGATGACTCGATTCATAAAATTATTACCCTTGCTTCAATTATTGAAAAAGAAGCAAAGATTAAAGAGGAATATTCCATTATTTCGGCTGTTTTTCAAAATCGTCTAAAGATGGGAATGCCTTTGGAATCTTGTGCCACTGTTTTATATGCCTCAGGAGAGCGAAAAGAGTGGCTTTCTACTCAAGACACAAAAATACCATCACCTTATAATACTTATCTTCAACCTGGACTGCCGCAGGGCCCAATCTGCAATCCTGGTATGACTGCCATTAAAGCCGCCCTAAGTCCTGCAGATGTAGATTATCTCTATTTTGTTTCAAATGGTGATGGAAGTCATACCTTCTCAAAAACCGGCCGTGAGCATATTTTTTATAAAAACAATAGGACAAATTGA